GTCTATAGACTGATGAAGGAAAACGACATCAAGTCAAAGCGTAAAGCTAAGTGGAAAGCAACAACCAACAGCAATCACAATTTACCAGTAGCACCAAACTTGTTAGAGCAAGATTTCAACGTAGACCTGCCGAATACCGTCTGGGTAGGAGATATTACATACGTTTGGACAGATGAGGGCTGGCTATATACAGCTATAGTAAAGGAT
The bacterium DNA segment above includes these coding regions:
- a CDS encoding IS3 family transposase — translated: MCILLKVSRSGYYDWIDRPPSIREKKHQEILKIIKNTHYKYPVWGVDPIWTEVKDTILCSRGTVYRLMKENDIKSKRKAKWKATTNSNHNLPVAPNLLEQDFNVDLPNTVWVGDITYVWTDEGWLYTAIVKD